TTACAAGAAAGTAATCCTTTCCAAGCTCCTTGCTTTCTACAATTCCATTTATATTTCCCTCAAAATCAAAACCACTCATCTTGAACTGTATCACTTCTCTGTCTCTCTTTTCAATTTTTAACTTCGCAGGAATAATCTTCAGAAGATTATCAGGATTTTTTAGCGTCTCATATATTGAGCGTGAAGGGTAGCTCATCTTCAGAGAAATAGCCCTTGTGACTGTCACTGATTGTTCAACCCCCTTTTAAATCATTTTCCTAAGTCCTTCTAATTAAAGATTTTTAATAGTATTACCAAATCATAGTTGTGGAGAAAATGATTCACGAAATAGCTAAGGAATTAGAGCGCATAGTTGGGGAAAGATGGCTAAGCAAAGATCCAAGAGCCATTGAACCCTATCTGTATGACAGAACCCAATCCGCTGTTAGACCAAAGGCATCAGAAAATGTTATTGTGGTTAAGCCAGGAAGCATAGAGGAAGTAGCCAGAGTTGTTAGTGTGGCTCACGAAGCTTCTATACCTATATATCCGAGAGGAGGAGGAACCGGACTAACAGGAGGTGCTGTTCCTACTAAGCCAGGAATAATAATCTCTCTTGAGAGGCTCAACAGAATAATAATTGAAAAGGAGAACATGGTAGCTGATGTTGAAGCTGGAGCAACGCTGGGCTCGCTAATTAGTGAGGCTGAGAAAAATGGTCTATTCTTTCCACCTCATCCTGGAGATGAGGGGGCTCAAATAGGTGGCTTGATTGCTTGTAATGCAGGAGGTTCAAGAGCAGTTAGGCATGGAACTATGAGAAACTTTGTGCTCGGGCTTCAAGTTGTTCTTCCCAATGGAGAAATCGCCACGATAGGAGGGAAAACGCCTAAGAACAACATGGCAACTAACTTCTATCATCTCTTTATAGGTAGCGAGGGGACACTTGGAATAATAGTGCGTGCTTGGATAAGGCTGTACCCGAAGCCTAAAAATTCTGCAACGATTCTCGTACCGTATAGAAATGCCTATGATGCTATCGATTCTGCAATGAAACTTCTCTGGGAGGGCTATGTTCCCCTATCTCTCGAGCTTGTTGATTCGGATTCTCTGAGGAAAACAGCAGAATATTTGAGAATAGAATGGAGATATGGTAATGGAGATTTCTATTTGATGTTGGTTCTAGTTGAGCCCACTATAGAAATGCTATATACTGAGCTGGAAGGGATTGCTAAGATATTAGAGGAAAAAGCATCAGGTGAGCCAATATTAGCGGAGAGAGATGATGAGCAGAAGGAGATCCTTAAGATAAGGAGCGAAGTTTATTCTGCTTATGAGAACGAAATGTTTGAGGGACTAGATGTCTCTGTCCCCCTGGGAGAACTGACAAGATTTGTCCGATTCATTGAAGATTTGGAGAAGAAATACAACGTGAGAATTCCCCTCCTTGCACATTTGGGTGATGGGACATTTCACCCAGATCTTCTCTACAGTGGATTGGATGAGGCATCTTTGGAAAGAATGAGAGATGAAATATATGATGCTGTAATTTCGATGGGAGGCAGCATAACCGGAGAGCATGGCATAGGCTATACGAGAAGACGCTACGCGGAAAAATATCTCAATGATAACTTGAAAAAGCTAATTAAAAAAGTGAAGAGTGCTATTGATGATAAGGGAATAATGAACCCAGAAAAGTATATTCCATAAAAAAAAGATTATTTTGTGAATATTTCAAGTCCAGGTATGCTGAGCCTCCTTTCCATAAATCTGAAGAAAATAGTTAGAGCACTTATCATTGTCAGATAAACAGCTGCCAGCGTGGAAAAAGTCTCAACAGGTCTGAAATAGAGAGAATTGAAAGTCTTTGTTACTGCAAACATCTCTGGAACTCCGACAACGAAGGCGAGAGATGAATACTGCACTAGGTATATCAACTCATTTGATATACCGAGAAAAGCTCTCCTCACTGCTTGTGGAAGAATTATGTACAGAATTTCTTGAGTGTTGGACATTCCTAGGGACTTAGCTGCTAGAGATTGCCCAATATCTATTGATCTTATGGCTCCTCTTACATACTCAGACTGGTAGGAACCAGAGCAAAGGATGAAACCTATCACCGCAGTCCAGAATGGGGGAATATAAATCCCAAAGTCAGAAAGTCCGAAGAAAAGGATCAAGAGCGTCACGAGAACTGGGAAGCCTCTGAATGTGATGACAATGCCTGATGCTATTCCCCGAATCAGCCAATTTCCATAAACTCTTGCTGCACCCAAGGCAATTCCCAAAAGCACACTTACGGGCATGGAGATAGCTAGAATCTCCAGCGTAACAATTATTCCTCTGGCAAGAGTGCTCAGAAATGCAGACCAGAAATCCATAATCCATCACTTCGCTTTTCTGTATATCGAAGCAAAATACTTCTTAACAATCTCGTGTTTTGGATTGGAAATGATCTCCTCGGGTAAGCCCTTCTCCACAATTTTTCCATTGTACATGAAAATCAATTCATTGGCTACCTCGAGAGCAAAATGAAGCTCATGCGTTACTATTAGGCTGGTCATTCCAGAGTTTGACAGCTCTTTTATCACTTGGAGGACTTCCCCAACCAGTGCTGGATCGAGAGCAGAAGTCGGCTCATCGTAGAGTATTATGGATGGCTCCATTGCTAGAGCCCTTGCGATAGCAACCCTCTGCTTTTCTCCGCCTGAAATTTGAGCAGGATATTTGTTCCAAAGCTCTCTTCCTATGTGGACCTTTTCCAGAGACCTTGAGGCAATCATGAATGCTTCCTTTTCTGGCAATTTCTTGACTTTCTGCGGCCCGATCATCACGTTCTTCAAAACAGTTAGGTGGTTGAATAGATTGAACTCCTGAAACACAAAGCCGATTCTTTGCCTCATCCTGTTTATGTCTATATCAGGATCTGTCAGCTCCACTCCTTCAAGCCATATTCTTCCTGAGTCCGGTACAGTTAGGAGGTTTATGCATCTCAATAAGGTGCTCTTTCCAACACCACTGGGACCTAATATGACCTTGGTCCTTCCTCTTTCAACTTCTAGGCTGACGCCATCTAGAACAACCTTGTTCCCATAGCTTTTCCTCAGGTTATCCACAATCAGTACAGCCTTGCTATCCGGCAATCTACTTCCCCCCAACCAACCCAGGTATTTGAACCCTCTCATAGAGAATATTGAACACTTTCGTACCGCCGTATGTCAGAAATATGAAAAGGATCCCTGCTATAAGGTAGGGAATGAAATATGAGCCTATTGATATTGTAACATATCTAGTTCTCGTGAGAATCTCCACAACACCGAGGGCGAAGCATATGGAGGAGTCCTTAAGCATTATAGCATATTGATTTGTCCATCCTGGTATTGCTATTCGTAGAGCCTGGGGGAGAATTATGGTGCGAACGGCTTCCCATCTTCCCATCCCTAGCGATCTGGCAGCAAGCATCTGTCCTGGATCCACAGCTTCTAGGGCTGCTCTAAAAATCATGCTCTGATACGCCCCATCCCTCGTTCCCAGAGCTAATATGCTGGTTGTCATAGCTGAAAGCTTTATACCAAAAACGATTGGAAATATGCCCCAGTAATAGAGAAACAAGAGAACAATCAGTGGAATTCCTCTGTATATCCAAACATAGGTATCAACAATAGTCTTCGCCACTTTTCCTCCATATACCCTGAAAATAGCGGTAGGCAAACCTATGGCAAATCCTAGCAATAGACCTCCTCCTACTAGAGCGAGAGTCCAAAGCACCCCCTCCAGCATGTATGGAAGATAGCTCTCGAGGAGGCCCAGCGATACCAATATGTTCACCTCACTTCAAATTCCATTTCTCCAACAATTGATCCCACATAGGACTGGACATAAGTTCCGAGAGGGCAGCATTTATCTGGTTTCTCAGCCATATATCTCCCGGCCTTGTTGCTACGGCATAGCTCTCATATGACCCCAAAGTTGAAACTACCCTGAGCTTTGCTGCTGCATCTGGATGAGTTCTCAGATAAGGTTCAAAGAAAGCAGAATCTGTTATCATTGCTATAGCAGTTCCTTTCAGAACAGCTTCTGTAGCAGCAGTATAGGAATCTAGCCCTAATTTCTGGAAGCGATATCCCTCATTGAGCAATTTTGTGGCCCATTCGTCAGAAGTGGCACCGAGCTCAACTGCTATGGGCTGACCTGAATTCAATATTTGTTCCAGTGACAAATTAACATCACTTCTAGTGACAACCTCGTGAATATATGAATAGTATGGAATGGAGAACCATACTTGTTGAGAACGTTGAGCAGTTATTGTCATTCCAGACATGATAACGTCTATGTCCCCATTTACCAGAGCAGTCACAATTGTTGACCAATCCCACGGCTTGAAGACCAAGGTCCAATTGTATTTCTGAGCTATCCACTTCATCACATCGACATCAAAGCCAGCAGCAGTTCCATTTGGCAGAATATATGTAAATGGCGGATAGTTGGCGTCAAACCCATAAATTATAGTGACTGTCTGATTTGGAGGAGGTGGATTGGTGAATTTGCTTTTCTGGATAGCACAGATTTGCGAAGGAGACACCGAAGGGGGAGAAGGCTTCGCCAGCCAGCCTACAGCGAATCCAACAATGAGACCAAGGATCAGCAGTCCTACTAACAA
The Fervidicoccaceae archaeon genome window above contains:
- a CDS encoding FAD-binding oxidoreductase, coding for MIHEIAKELERIVGERWLSKDPRAIEPYLYDRTQSAVRPKASENVIVVKPGSIEEVARVVSVAHEASIPIYPRGGGTGLTGGAVPTKPGIIISLERLNRIIIEKENMVADVEAGATLGSLISEAEKNGLFFPPHPGDEGAQIGGLIACNAGGSRAVRHGTMRNFVLGLQVVLPNGEIATIGGKTPKNNMATNFYHLFIGSEGTLGIIVRAWIRLYPKPKNSATILVPYRNAYDAIDSAMKLLWEGYVPLSLELVDSDSLRKTAEYLRIEWRYGNGDFYLMLVLVEPTIEMLYTELEGIAKILEEKASGEPILAERDDEQKEILKIRSEVYSAYENEMFEGLDVSVPLGELTRFVRFIEDLEKKYNVRIPLLAHLGDGTFHPDLLYSGLDEASLERMRDEIYDAVISMGGSITGEHGIGYTRRRYAEKYLNDNLKKLIKKVKSAIDDKGIMNPEKYIP
- a CDS encoding amino acid ABC transporter permease, whose amino-acid sequence is MDFWSAFLSTLARGIIVTLEILAISMPVSVLLGIALGAARVYGNWLIRGIASGIVITFRGFPVLVTLLILFFGLSDFGIYIPPFWTAVIGFILCSGSYQSEYVRGAIRSIDIGQSLAAKSLGMSNTQEILYIILPQAVRRAFLGISNELIYLVQYSSLAFVVGVPEMFAVTKTFNSLYFRPVETFSTLAAVYLTMISALTIFFRFMERRLSIPGLEIFTK
- a CDS encoding amino acid ABC transporter ATP-binding protein, translated to MPDSKAVLIVDNLRKSYGNKVVLDGVSLEVERGRTKVILGPSGVGKSTLLRCINLLTVPDSGRIWLEGVELTDPDIDINRMRQRIGFVFQEFNLFNHLTVLKNVMIGPQKVKKLPEKEAFMIASRSLEKVHIGRELWNKYPAQISGGEKQRVAIARALAMEPSIILYDEPTSALDPALVGEVLQVIKELSNSGMTSLIVTHELHFALEVANELIFMYNGKIVEKGLPEEIISNPKHEIVKKYFASIYRKAK
- a CDS encoding amino acid ABC transporter permease; this encodes MVSLGLLESYLPYMLEGVLWTLALVGGGLLLGFAIGLPTAIFRVYGGKVAKTIVDTYVWIYRGIPLIVLLFLYYWGIFPIVFGIKLSAMTTSILALGTRDGAYQSMIFRAALEAVDPGQMLAARSLGMGRWEAVRTIILPQALRIAIPGWTNQYAIMLKDSSICFALGVVEILTRTRYVTISIGSYFIPYLIAGILFIFLTYGGTKVFNILYERVQIPGLVGGK
- a CDS encoding ABC transporter substrate-binding protein, with translation MGEQTVPKKKGTAVYLLVGLLILGLIVGFAVGWLAKPSPPSVSPSQICAIQKSKFTNPPPPNQTVTIIYGFDANYPPFTYILPNGTAAGFDVDVMKWIAQKYNWTLVFKPWDWSTIVTALVNGDIDVIMSGMTITAQRSQQVWFSIPYYSYIHEVVTRSDVNLSLEQILNSGQPIAVELGATSDEWATKLLNEGYRFQKLGLDSYTAATEAVLKGTAIAMITDSAFFEPYLRTHPDAAAKLRVVSTLGSYESYAVATRPGDIWLRNQINAALSELMSSPMWDQLLEKWNLK